A stretch of DNA from Coccidioides posadasii str. Silveira chromosome 1, complete sequence:
tacatacatacaaaaCCGCAGTCACTCTTCATCCCTCTGAATCCAGCTCATAGTTTGACCGCACTTTTCTACCTACCCATTCGCATCCAATATAACAGTCCTCCATAATCCTCGATTATCCGTGGCAAGAGCCAGCAACAACAAATCTCTCCACCAATCCTCCTCGCACATCTCCCCGCAAACACCTCCATATACACCTACAAACACCATACCCAAAATGGCCAGAATAGAGCGCTCCGTCGAACCCTCCAACCAACCAATCCCCATCATGCTCCGCATCAATGCCCTCAGCTCAACACCAATCCTCCTCGACTCAAACGCTACATATCCCAGCCTCCTCAACCAGATCCAAAAGGAGGTCTACACCAGAGCACCCGAAATTGCCGACGGATATGCCTTCGACGGTCTGTACGTTGAATGGGATCGGAGCTCTGGCACTGGCCTGACATTCCCGCCCAGCTCGTCGTTGGACAGAGATAATCTAGCCGCAACACTCGCCCTGCTGAGGACCAGGCTGGGCCGCGATGTAATCTGCCTGAAGGTCAGGGTGGCCAGCCCGGACGTGAAGCTGCAGCTTGCTTGATTGGTTctcgcttttttttttttttttttttgcattGTGTCCTCCCGATTGGAGCGGTCTTGCTTTTGTTTCTCCATCGGTTTCATTTGAATGTTGGAGTTCAAATTTTTGAAaaggtaaaaaaaaaaaggagaaaagtcGGAAAAGGATATTTAGCCTTACTCCAgcagtactccgtatatttGACGAATTCAGTTTcgactacggagtacccaCCTTTACTTTTATTATCTTTCGCAACGTCACGATAACTGTTTGTCGATTCGCCGAGACGGAAAGCGTCATTTTGGAGGGTATTTAGGGGAATTGATGTTTTATGAGCGCAATATTTAATACCTTTTAATCAATCTCTTTTTCGATGCGGCTTCGCGCTAAATCGATATATCGGTAGCCCCCTCTACCTGGTAACACCAAGCAAAAACGTTGTAAGGACAGCAAAAAAGCCAAGTTCTATTGCTCATTCACACACTGTCTATGGCCACAACTCAGCTTTCTGCAGTGTGTCGTCCATCAGGTACAAGGCAGCTTCATCGAACCTAGGCGTGGCACGGAGAACATGGGATAAAACCTGAACATATACTCTGCTAAGTACCTGGTCCCCCAACTTTCTGGCTGCGTGGGCGGCAGATAAGGCCTTAAAAATTGTGTCTGCAGTTATCCACACGGGGAATTCATAGCCAGAAACTTAGGTCCAATAGAGAATATAGCAATTATATTCTCATCAAGGTCAAAGTGTTCAAGGAGATGGGACGTAATAGATTGCTGGAATATGTTTCCTTGGTCTCTGTAATCCCTGGGATGAATTGCTTCTGTGGGGGGTTTTCAGCCAAAGTGACGCACTCCGACCGGACACCACGTGAATTCCCGCATTAGGTCATCAACCTGACAGCTTGCCCTGGCGCCTCACCTACTCTCATTTCTCTTGAGATTGCCATATTACCGCCCGATGAAGAGAATCCATTCTGAGAACTGTTGTTTCTGCCTGAGGCCTTTGCTATACTGAGCTGCTCCTTGGTTGATTCTTCACAAGTTGTGACCGCCAAGTCTTATTGCAAGTGCCCGCATCCTCCATAGATTGCTTCTGCGGCGGCTTTGTCACAGAGGGGAGAGCAGGAGAATCAACAATTGTGCAATGGATCATAATGATTTCGATGCTGTGTCATGGAGAAATGACACAGAGAGTGAAGCTTCCGGACCTGCGGCCATACACACTGATACCGAAGACACCGAACCATCTACCCATGATGTCAACGGCAAGCGGCGGATGAGCTCGGTGGCCGACGAGCAGCCTCAACTCGCACATGAAGGTATTGAAGACCTCGCAGGCCTTGATGGAATCCTAGATTGCACAGTGAGCTCGCCATTAAAAGAGAATGATGGCACAAAAGACGCTTTTATCTCCTACCTCATTACTACCCATGTTAGTCCTCCCCATGTCTCTGAAACTCCCCTTTCCCAGTAGATGAGTGCACAGTTTCTAACACTGTCTATTTGTGACGACCTTTTGGAGTAGACTGATTTTAAATCCTTCCAACAACCTGATTTCACCGTCCGCCGACGCTTCACAGACTTCTACTACCTCTACAAGACACTCTACCGGGAATATCCAGCATGTGCTGTACCTCCTCTGCCAGACAAACACAAGATGGAATATGTTCGCGGGGATAGATTTGGTCCCGATTTTACGCATCGGCGAGCTTGGTCCCTGCATCGCTTTATCAAAAGACTTACATTACACCCCGTCCTCCGCCGCGCACCTGTTTTCGTCGTCTTCCTTGAATCGCCAGACTGGAATGCACACATGAGGATGCGGCCATCACGAGCTTCTACCAGTGGATCGGACGGTGGGGCAACGGGAATCTTTGATAATTTCGCAGACACGTTTGTCAATGCATTCACCAAAGTTCATAAGCCCGATAAGAGATTCATCGAAGTTAAAGAGAAAGCAGACAAGCTCGATGAAGATTTAAACCATGTTGAAAAGGTGGTTGCTAGAGTGGCTAGACGGGAGAGTGATTTAGAAGTCGATTACAGTGAGCTTGCGATGCAGTTCCGCAAGCTTGTACCGTTAGAACCCGATATTGAAGTTCCCTTGCAAATATTCGCTGCCTCCATCGAAGAGACCGCACGAGGAATCAAGTCCTTGAAGGACCATACCGATCAGAATTATCTTGGAAGCCTTCGCGACATGGAAGCATATATTATCTCATTGAAGACGCTGCTTAAGACCCGGGAACAAAAACAACTTGATTTCGAAGCCCTCGTTGACTATCGCAACAAGGCTGTGTCAGACCGTGATAACTTGGCTAATAACCCCTCATCATATTATGCGACCAATCCCCTGACAAGCAATCCCGCCTCCTTCATCCGTTCAAAGATGGAAGACATGAGAGGTGTCGACCATGAGCAATCCCGTCGAGAACGTGTACGCAAGTTAGAGCTTCGCATCGATGAGTTGACTCGTGAAGTTGAAAGCTCGAAAACGACATCTGAGATGTTTGACGAGGAAGTTGTTCGAGAGATCGCTGATTTCGAGCGCATCAAAGCCATCGAGTTCCGTGATACTCTGGGCGCGATGGCACAGCAGCATGTAGAGTTTTATCAAGGAGTGCTTGCGACTTGGGAAAGGTTCATTGTCGAGATGGAAGATGGCGAGGATAATGGCGAGGAAAGCCAAAGACCGATGAATGAAGTGTCATGAGCTTGATGTAGCTGAAGATGATGTTGGAGTCGCTTATTATTTTGTATGATTCACAAATTGAGCTGTGGAGTTTATTTCTGCGCATGGACAGCTTGTTTCTCTGTtctaactactccgtagtagtCATCTGCAATGAGGATGATAATGACaataaatttcttgaaatttaaATGCTACTATGAATGGCCCTTTGGATATCACTATCTGTTTCGTTCTGATGAATTGCCCGACGGCCACAACGTCGGCTCCATTGGTATGCTTTTCAAACCTGAGCTCCGGCGCGCCTGAAAGTGGAGTGGTTTGATAGTTAGTTAAATGGAAAAGCTTCTGGACAAACCAACATTCACTTCAATCTACTACACACCAACTCCATCATGAGGCTGCTTCTACGCCCAAACCTCTCTTCATATGTTTGCTCGTCCTGTCGACGAGGCCTTCTCCAGAAGAAGAGGTTTGCCTCTACTTCTACTACACCCCAAGTACCGGAAATCTATGACATCGTCTGCGTTGGAGGCGGGCCGGCCGGGCTCGCCCTCTTAGCAGCTTTGAGTAAGACCGCATGATGCCGTCCAATTGCTTTTCCTATTAAATCGTGTTGGGATATGTATATAGCTAACCGAATAACTTAAAAACAACCAGGATCCTCCCCTCTCACCTCGAAGCTCAAAGTCGCGCTCGTCGAAAGCCAAGATGTCAGCAAAGCAAAAGATTGGAAGCTCGGTTCTGGTCAGTTCTCCAACCGCGTGAGTAGTTTGACGCCTTCGTCGGTGTCatttcttcagaatatcGGAGCGTGGGAGCATGTCGACACCTCCCGCGTACAGCCGTACCAGGAGATGGAGGTGTGGGACGGAGTGACCGGGTCGCGGATCTCATTCGATTGGTCGTCGAATTTGCTTCCGGGCGGTGCTTCTCAGACGATTGCGACGATGACGGAAAATGCAAACTTGGTTAGGGGTTTACTTTCGCGGATTGAGTCGCTGGGTGGGGAGGGCTTGTCTAGCTTTTCATCGACGACTGTTGCTTCGATTGAGAACGGGGTGGATCATGCAGATGGCCCTGATCTGTCCGCGTGGCCGGTGCTTTCGCTCTCGCCAACTTCCGCGAATGACAAACAGGCTGAGCTGCCGAAGATTGCTGCACGGTTGTTGGTTGGGGCGGACGGTATTAATAGCCCTGTTCGATCGTTCGCCGGTATATCTACGGATGGTTGGGACTACAATCGGCACGGTGTTGTGGCTACTCTGGAGCTATCCGCTTCCGCCTCTTCTGCTCCAAGACCAGTTACAGCTTATCAGCGATTTCTCCCCGGTATTGGTGGTCCAATTGCTCTGCTCCCGCTTCCTGGCGACTTCGCTACGCTGGTCTGGTCAACCACGATTCAAAATGCGGCATACCTAAAATCTCTCACTCCAGAGGCGTTCACGTCAATGGTGAACGCTGCGTTCCGGCTGTCGATGACGGACTTGAAATACATGCTCACACTTAAGTCCTCATCGTCAGATACATCAAATCAACACGGCGAAGAACTATCCTGGCGCCTAAACCACACCCCAACTGCATCTTTTGTTCCTCCTATGGTGGGTGGTGTTCATCCGCGAACCATCGCTTCATTCCCACTCCGACACCGCCACGCATCCACATATATCTCACCACGAATCGCCCTCGTCGGAGACGCTGCACACGTTATTCATCCTCTCGGTGGACTGGGGCTGAACCTAGGCATTGCCGATGTTGCTTCTCTGCATAGCACGATTGAATATGCCATGCAACACGGCATGGATATCGGTGACCTGCTAAGTCTGGAGCGGTATGCTGCAGACCGATGGATTCCCAATGCGAAGATCGGCGCTGGGTGCGATTTTCTTCATAAGCTGTATAATGTTCCTGGGAACGGACCCGTGGCGTGGGCCAGGGGATTCGGCCTGGATACGGTGAACCAAATACCTCTCGTGAAGGACTTCTTGATGAAACTGGCATCTGGCGCCTGAGGTACGCTTGTATGTGTGTGGTTTGTATGTGCATTCCATGTATCCTCTTCGATATATGTATTATATTACCTAGCCTATATGGCACAAACATTGCAAAATCAAAACAATTTCTTACGCTGTATCTACGGCCGTATTGTTGGGCATGAACATGCTTCATTCATCAACGTGTTCATAGATTGTCTTAAGTGATTGAATACATCATCAACCTTGATTCTGATACCCACTACTGGGACAGAAGCACTACAACAGAGTTGCTGTGATTGGAAGTCTTTTCTGGTCTTAGAGTGATCGCTGGCCGATCAGAGAGCATTGGATCAAAAGTGCAATAGCACCGCTACTTTGCTCTAGTCTATACTCCAAGGATTGCATATCAGTTTTTAAGCATAAACTTCCCTCTGTGGACCATGACGAAAGCCCCGAAACATTAGAATTGAAGCCACGGATTATCCGTAAGTCTATCtttcttaaaaaaaataaaaatataaaaataaacCCACTTGTAATGTGTTCCTGCTCCAACATCTCCCGGACAATAAACGCTAGATGCCCAGATAGTTCAAAGAGATGCATTGTTTTGCAGCATTCCCTTTTCATGAAACTTCCAAATCTTCCACTTGCTTCGCTACAGCCTCTTCATTAATACCCCCATTCACTTTGGCGTTCCTTCTTTCGAGCCTGGTCTTGACTTCCGTCGGAAGCGCCGCTATTTTAACAAGTACGCCATCTTTCTCCGGATGGCCCTCCGGCAGACCCATCTCTTTGATTCGGCCCTCGCCAGCTGCAAGCTCGTCTTCGCCAAGAATGACAGCGAAGGGAACGCTGCCAGATTCAGCAGCTTTGAATTGTTGAGGAAGCTTTGGCTTGACTTTGTAGGAGAACTCGGCCTGTAGAAAATCTGGTAAGCCAAATTATGTCCAAAGTAAAAAAAGGGTTTTCTTAATGATCTTCTTACCTTAATGCCAGCGTCCCATAGCATCCTGCAAATATCCATTCTCTCCTTTAACAAGCCAGTGAATCCTTTTCCTCCGAAAGCCATAACGTAAACGTCCACCTCACTGCTTCTGAGAGCCTCACTCTTTTCACGCTCCATACGAGCCTTTGTGATGGAGAATATTCGGTCAACACCGAATGAAATGCCAACACAGGGTATTTGAGCCTTGCTCGAGAACATGCCGACTAACTCGTCGTAACGACCTCCTGCTGCAACGCTACCAACGCCTACAGATGGATCATTCGATCGATCTTCGTCAGCATCTACCTTgatcttttcctttttccctgAGCGTTGTATTTTTTGCGCTTCTGGCGCCGAAGATGTGGTAGCAGGAGCAGATCCTTCTGTGACAACTTCATAAATGACACCAGTATAATAATCCAGCCCTCGTGCCAGACTCATATCGAATGATATCTTGTCCAAAATGTTAAAGGCTTGGAGATAATCCATGAGTAGCCCCATCTCCTCTAGCCCAGTCTTCGCAGACGAATTCCCCACGAGCATTTCGTCAGACTTCAACGAGTCTAGTAGCTCTCTACCTCCTTTTCGAACAACATATGTCTCAATCTTATCAGCCACTGCCGGATCCAGTCCCTTCTCATCAACCATTTCCTTGCGCACATCGGCCCAGGGGAGCTTATCCAATTTGTCCACCGCGCTGGAGATAGTCCTTATCTTCTCTTTCGGCACGCCACAAACCTCGAACACTCCGTCAAGAATCTTGCGATGATTGATCTTAATCAGGTAGTTCCCTTTCCATCCCAAGTCCTCGAACACCTCCGATATGATGCGCAAAATCTCCGCATCAGGAACCATAGCATCAAAATTCGCGCCTGCAATGTCAAAATCGCACTGATAAAACTCTCTCATACGGCCCTTGGTCATCGCGGGTTGGTCACGCCGATACACCTTGGCGATATGGTATCGTTTTATACTGCGCACGTCCGGATTCATCGCCAGCCATCGCGCGAAGGGAACCGTCAGATCGTACCGAAGGGAGCACAGCTCCCCGCCCTGATCCTGTAGGTCATAGATCAACTTCGAGTCCTCACCATACTTGCCCGCCAGTATCTCGCGCAGCTCGAAGACGGGGGTGTCCAGCGCGGTGCCGCCGTGACGCTTGAAGACGTTGGTGATGGTAGAGAAAATGCGGTCGCGGAGGAGGGCGTCAGGACCAGCCCAGTCCTTCGTGCCCTTGGGGGTCTTGAGGTTGAATGTCACTTTATCTTTCGGCATTTTGTCGTCGGCGCTTTTGGTGTGGTAGGACGGCGAAAGAAATTGGTTGCGAGGTCGGAAAGTGGGGTGGTTGGAGGGAGGGACAGACGCGAGCGAGGCGGCCGGAGTGGTCGTGGTGGCTGCGGGGATAAAATTTCGCAACGGATTGGGCACCGGTGTGGTTCCTCGAGGCCACCGAAGTCTCAAGATCAGGGCCTTCATCCAAAAAGCATTTGTTGAGAGAGGTGAAAAAGGGAAAATCGCGAATTCACTCTCTTACAGCTACCTTTCTATTACTACCTCAATGTACTCCATATGAACCTACTCTTTGAGTCACCTGGGCAGCATTTTTCTCGGAAGAATAGATGATCCGGTGTCATTGAAGGTGTTAGGTAATCtaactagcacctcgctcacgtgacccacatagattagccaagattcccctttaggtagcttagtgaatgacaagccCTCCATCATTTAGCACTGGCCAAATCGGAGCGGATTAAGCATTTTTCCCATTTTCCTCATTGCAAACCCCCAACCACCATTTGAAAAGAGGATAATATTGCGCTGCATAGAGGCTGTGTCTAGAAATGGATCTTATCACTCAACACCGAATAAAGAAGGAGGTGGAAGACTTTATTGCCTCTATAGATCAATCTGCTGTCTGTGAACTAGCAACATCATTCCACCCAGGGAAGAAGCGCTGTCGCATCTTTGATGACGTGAAGAAAGGCGGGTTCAATGTCTGCTTTCCGGTTGAATTTacagaagaagacaacaatACACCGGGTGAACGATGGATGGTTCGAATTCCAATTCTGCCCCGCTTGGCTTTTCCAGAGGAAAAACTGCGCGGTGAAATTGCTACAATGAAGTGAGTTAGGCTGTCCATCTTACTCACCTGGGGATGTGTTTAAAGTACTGGCATTTCTTATGGCTAATACAAAATTTAACTGCCATAGATTCCTCTGTGAAAGAACAGCAATACCTCTCCCGCGCTTACATGGATATTCAATCACACATGACAACCCACTGGGCCTCCCGTTTATGCTGCTGGGTTATGTTGAAGGAAAGTCACTCTTCAACTTGGAAGTTCATAACCTTCCAGCCTCAAAGATGCAAAAATTGTTTGGCAACCTTGGTGAGATCTATCTCCAGCTTTTTCAGCACAAATTTGACCGAATTGGCGCTCTTACATTGGATGAGAGAGATGAAAATTGGATTTTTGATCACAATCGACCACTTTCTGTGTTAATGAACGACCAGACCCTAGCAGGAATTAAGCCGTCCTGCTTGACCGGCCCCAATCAAACTTTTCACTCTACCATCGACTACATCTATACACTCCATCAGACTCTATTTGACGACTTTCATCAGCGGAGAGACAGTGTCGACCATCAGGCAGATGCCCGCGCTTACATCTACAGCCTGCTTGAAGCTCGTCAGTTTTTGATGAAGTGGGTAAGGCCTGAATATAACCATGGCCCGTTTATTTTGATGCATGGCGATCTACGGTCCGCCAATATATTGGTTGACGATGACTTGAATATTGTCTCTGTGTTGGATTGGGAATGGAGCCACACCATTCCCATTCAGATGTTTGTGCCTCCATCCTGGCTTGATGGGCTTGAACTGGTGGGATCTGCAAAAATGCCTAGTCGGCTGATTTATGAGACTTTTGTGTTCAACTTTGAAATGGAGACCAGGCGACGCGAAAAAAAATATCATCCTGAATGCCGATACCTCGATCAACTCCCGCTGGCAGGGATTTGGAGGGAAACCCTCAGGACTCCAGACCTTTTTATTGCACACGGACTGTTGCAACCACTTTATTTTGGGAATATATACTGGTCTGTTCTCGAATATCAGCATTATGGGGACGAGAGAATTCATTATCAGAGAAGAATGGATGACTTCTTTGGCTTAGAGATACATAAGCCTGAACTAGAAGCAGTGCAGAAAAAACTTCAAGAGCTTGAGTTATTTAATGAGGAGTGTGAGAAATTCCAcattgaaaaagaaacacaCAGCATTGAAAAGAGTG
This window harbors:
- a CDS encoding uncharacterized protein (EggNog:ENOG410Q594) yields the protein MARIERSVEPSNQPIPIMLRINALSSTPILLDSNATYPSLLNQIQKEVYTRAPEIADGYAFDGLYVEWDRSSGTGLTFPPSSSLDRDNLAATLALLRTRLGRDVICLKVRVASPDVKLQLA
- the SNX4 gene encoding intercellular trafficking and secretion (EggNog:ENOG410PFJX~COG:U~BUSCO:5984at33183), whose product is MDHNDFDAVSWRNDTESEASGPAAIHTDTEDTEPSTHDVNGKRRMSSVADEQPQLAHEGIEDLAGLDGILDCTVSSPLKENDGTKDAFISYLITTHTDFKSFQQPDFTVRRRFTDFYYLYKTLYREYPACAVPPLPDKHKMEYVRGDRFGPDFTHRRAWSLHRFIKRLTLHPVLRRAPVFVVFLESPDWNAHMRMRPSRASTSGSDGGATGIFDNFADTFVNAFTKVHKPDKRFIEVKEKADKLDEDLNHVEKVVARVARRESDLEVDYSELAMQFRKLVPLEPDIEVPLQIFAASIEETARGIKSLKDHTDQNYLGSLRDMEAYIISLKTLLKTREQKQLDFEALVDYRNKAVSDRDNLANNPSSYYATNPLTSNPASFIRSKMEDMRGVDHEQSRRERVRKLELRIDELTREVESSKTTSEMFDEEVVREIADFERIKAIEFRDTLGAMAQQHVEFYQGVLATWERFIVEMEDGEDNGEESQRPMNEVS
- the COQ6 gene encoding Putative ubiquinone biosynthesis monooxygenase (EggNog:ENOG410PFEE~COG:H~BUSCO:6535at33183) → MRLLLRPNLSSYVCSSCRRGLLQKKRFASTSTTPQVPEIYDIVCVGGGPAGLALLAALRSSPLTSKLKVALVESQDVSKAKDWKLGSGQFSNRVSSLTPSSVSFLQNIGAWEHVDTSRVQPYQEMEVWDGVTGSRISFDWSSNLLPGGASQTIATMTENANLVRGLLSRIESLGGEGLSSFSSTTVASIENGVDHADGPDLSAWPVLSLSPTSANDKQAELPKIAARLLVGADGINSPVRSFAGISTDGWDYNRHGVVATLELSASASSAPRPVTAYQRFLPGIGGPIALLPLPGDFATLVWSTTIQNAAYLKSLTPEAFTSMVNAAFRLSMTDLKYMLTLKSSSSDTSNQHGEELSWRLNHTPTASFVPPMVGGVHPRTIASFPLRHRHASTYISPRIALVGDAAHVIHPLGGLGLNLGIADVASLHSTIEYAMQHGMDIGDLLSLERYAADRWIPNAKIGAGCDFLHKLYNVPGNGPVAWARGFGLDTVNQIPLVKDFLMKLASGA
- the HTS1 gene encoding Cytoplasmic and mitochondrial histidine tRNA synthetase (EggNog:ENOG410PHWW~COG:J~BUSCO:5597at33183); the encoded protein is MKALILRLRWPRGTTPVPNPLRNFIPAATTTTPAASLASVPPSNHPTFRPRNQFLSPSYHTKSADDKMPKDKVTFNLKTPKGTKDWAGPDALLRDRIFSTITNVFKRHGGTALDTPVFELREILAGKYGEDSKLIYDLQDQGGELCSLRYDLTVPFARWLAMNPDVRSIKRYHIAKVYRRDQPAMTKGRMREFYQCDFDIAGANFDAMVPDAEILRIISEVFEDLGWKGNYLIKINHRKILDGVFEVCGVPKEKIRTISSAVDKLDKLPWADVRKEMVDEKGLDPAVADKIETYVVRKGGRELLDSLKSDEMLVGNSSAKTGLEEMGLLMDYLQAFNILDKISFDMSLARGLDYYTGVIYEVVTEGSAPATTSSAPEAQKIQRSGKKEKIKVDADEDRSNDPSVGVGSVAAGGRYDELVGMFSSKAQIPCVGISFGVDRIFSITKARMEREKSEALRSSEVDVYVMAFGGKGFTGLLKERMDICRMLWDAGIKAEFSYKVKPKLPQQFKAAESGSVPFAVILGEDELAAGEGRIKEMGLPEGHPEKDGVLVKIAALPTEVKTRLERRNAKVNGGINEEAVAKQVEDLEVS
- a CDS encoding uncharacterized protein (EggNog:ENOG410PW5C~COG:S~TransMembrane:1 (o494-513i)) translates to MDLITQHRIKKEVEDFIASIDQSAVCELATSFHPGKKRCRIFDDVKKGGFNVCFPVEFTEEDNNTPGERWMVRIPILPRLAFPEEKLRGEIATMKFLCERTAIPLPRLHGYSITHDNPLGLPFMLLGYVEGKSLFNLEVHNLPASKMQKLFGNLGEIYLQLFQHKFDRIGALTLDERDENWIFDHNRPLSVLMNDQTLAGIKPSCLTGPNQTFHSTIDYIYTLHQTLFDDFHQRRDSVDHQADARAYIYSLLEARQFLMKWVRPEYNHGPFILMHGDLRSANILVDDDLNIVSVLDWEWSHTIPIQMFVPPSWLDGLELVGSAKMPSRLIYETFVFNFEMETRRREKKYHPECRYLDQLPLAGIWRETLRTPDLFIAHGLLQPLYFGNIYWSVLEYQHYGDERIHYQRRMDDFFGLEIHKPELEAVQKKLQELELFNEECEKFHIEKETHSIEKSDSKPANNLEKPSNHISPPMHQRKISLQGFAQCLSLSESLVYWPLIGATFIAACTLVVFPRRK